Proteins from a single region of Mycoplasma leachii PG50:
- a CDS encoding thiamine diphosphokinase: MNYKTILIVTAKTNLNLEPFNNNSTYVIGVERGCLDLISRNMKIDYAIGDFDKVTDQELELIKSKIKNAEIWSPEKDYFDGELAILKGLEASKDAKIIFIANPTKRYDKNYSIFHFIFKYNLTFINDDSILFKFDKGTNILKFEDYQDYTYVSFISKDNTNITIKDLKYECENLSLSAYSNSCLSNAFLPYKDGIISSNNPIICILTK; the protein is encoded by the coding sequence ATGAACTATAAAACTATTTTAATTGTTACAGCAAAAACTAATTTAAATCTTGAACCTTTTAATAATAATTCAACTTATGTTATTGGAGTTGAAAGAGGTTGTTTGGATTTAATTAGTAGAAATATGAAAATTGATTATGCAATTGGAGATTTTGACAAAGTAACAGATCAAGAATTAGAACTAATTAAATCAAAAATAAAAAACGCTGAAATTTGAAGTCCTGAAAAAGATTATTTTGATGGTGAATTAGCGATTTTAAAAGGTTTAGAAGCTAGTAAAGATGCTAAAATTATTTTTATAGCTAATCCAACAAAAAGATATGATAAAAACTACTCTATTTTTCATTTTATTTTCAAATATAATCTTACTTTTATTAATGATGATTCAATTTTATTTAAATTTGACAAGGGAACAAATATTTTAAAGTTTGAAGATTATCAAGATTATACTTATGTTAGTTTTATTTCAAAAGATAATACAAACATTACAATTAAAGACCTTAAGTATGAGTGTGAAAATTTAAGTTTATCTGCATATAGTAATTCTTGTTTATCTAATGCTTTTTTACCTTATAAAGATGGAATAATTTCATCTAATAACCCAATAATTTGTATATTAACAAAATAA
- the rpe gene encoding ribulose-phosphate 3-epimerase: protein MKKYIIAPSVLSANFMDLKNELELCKKNNINWIHYDVMDFDFVPNLTFGSKILHDIKKNIDINVDVHFMVNVKTKQFEDFFLDYIKAKPEMMTMHIESLKDNNTINKFIDLCKQNNILASLAISPNTDVSLVYPYLDKLDNVLVMSVEPGFGGQKFITSSLKKIEILDQLRKEKKYKYTIEVDGGINEQTSVLVKQAGVDMIVAGSYLFGSDDFTKRAKGLFNEL, encoded by the coding sequence ATGAAAAAGTATATTATTGCTCCATCAGTATTATCAGCTAATTTTATGGATCTAAAAAATGAATTAGAATTATGTAAAAAAAATAATATAAATTGAATTCATTATGATGTTATGGATTTTGATTTTGTCCCAAATTTAACTTTTGGTTCTAAAATTCTACACGATATTAAAAAAAATATTGATATTAATGTTGATGTACATTTTATGGTTAATGTTAAAACAAAACAATTTGAAGACTTTTTTTTAGATTATATAAAAGCAAAACCAGAAATGATGACAATGCATATCGAATCATTAAAAGACAATAATACAATTAATAAATTTATTGATTTATGTAAGCAAAATAATATTTTAGCTTCTCTAGCTATTTCGCCAAACACTGATGTTAGTTTAGTTTATCCTTATTTAGATAAATTAGATAATGTCTTAGTTATGAGTGTTGAACCAGGATTTGGTGGTCAAAAATTTATTACATCTAGTTTAAAAAAAATTGAAATTTTAGATCAATTAAGAAAAGAAAAAAAATATAAATACACCATTGAAGTTGATGGTGGAATTAATGAACAAACTTCAGTTTTAGTAAAGCAAGCTGGAGTTGATATGATAGTAGCTGGTAGTTATTTATTTGGTAGTGATGATTTTACAAAAAGAGCAAAAGGACTATTTAATGAACTATAA
- the rsgA gene encoding ribosome small subunit-dependent GTPase A: MQGILVKKDSNESYVFYENKIYKVYAKGNLKKELKPKVGDVVEFSILEDGYGYIKEIKPRKNSLDRPKIANVDQVLIVTALYEPLFSSFLLNKYIMMLETLKIKPILIFTKVDLLKKSSYYQEVMHKINWYEKMHYQVLIINNKDNLENKNTIILKLKELLKNKISVFTGQTGAGKSTTLNNFLDINKQIKTNEISKKLNRGKHTTTSIQLYNLENNIFIADTPGFSAFDLNNIDIEHILYSWETFIPFLNKCKFVDCTHTHETKCVVKKAVAEHLLPTFIYNDYVKVYEELKQNRKNKY; this comes from the coding sequence ATGCAAGGAATTTTAGTTAAAAAAGATAGTAATGAAAGTTATGTGTTTTATGAAAATAAAATATATAAAGTATATGCAAAAGGTAATTTAAAAAAAGAACTAAAACCTAAAGTTGGAGATGTTGTTGAATTTAGTATTTTAGAAGACGGATATGGTTATATTAAAGAAATTAAACCAAGAAAAAATAGTCTAGATAGACCAAAAATTGCTAATGTTGACCAAGTTTTAATAGTTACTGCATTATATGAACCTTTATTTTCATCATTTTTATTAAATAAATATATTATGATGTTAGAAACGCTAAAGATTAAACCTATTTTAATTTTTACTAAAGTTGATTTATTAAAAAAGAGTTCTTATTATCAAGAAGTTATGCATAAAATTAATTGGTATGAAAAAATGCATTATCAAGTTTTAATCATTAATAATAAAGATAATTTAGAAAATAAAAACACAATCATTTTAAAATTAAAAGAACTTTTAAAAAATAAAATTAGTGTTTTTACAGGACAAACTGGAGCTGGTAAATCTACTACTTTAAATAACTTTTTAGATATTAATAAACAAATTAAAACTAATGAAATTTCAAAAAAACTAAATAGAGGAAAACATACTACAACTAGTATTCAACTTTATAATTTAGAAAATAATATTTTTATAGCTGATACTCCAGGATTTTCAGCATTTGATTTAAATAATATTGATATTGAGCATATTTTATATTCTTGAGAAACGTTTATTCCTTTTTTAAACAAATGTAAGTTTGTTGATTGTACACATACTCATGAAACTAAATGTGTAGTAAAAAAAGCTGTAGCTGAGCACTTGTTACCAACATTCATTTATAATGATTATGTAAAAGTATATGAAGAATTAAAGCAAAATAGAAAGAATAAATATTAA
- a CDS encoding serine/threonine-protein kinase: MQKTKKDLGIDKDALLNQIVNNRYKLVKYLNSGAFAVVFKALDLDASVLEKKDVFVAIKIILKAKNKNIEAIKKRLFLETSTFAKLSFSKNIVKTKDVFSWQNYYVIVMELIDGADLSKKFNAYNNVLSNKEFIYYFLQITKGLKEIHDNDIIHRDVKPANILIGNDSRVKISDFGISKIKSIILDDSQNHISPGTPRYTAPEQFLNFESRKDAFYFESDIYSIGVIMYEFLTGGMLFLNYGSNTASSKERERANFQQHILKEVVRPREINPNISQALENIIMKCLAKDYKNRYRSFDQVIEDLEQAKQEQNVNLDFPNMWWENESSLNIKNNNTLKYQYFFKNTNSKYFIFWILIVMSIFIIFLIALFLK; this comes from the coding sequence ATGCAAAAAACTAAAAAAGATCTTGGAATAGATAAAGACGCATTATTAAATCAAATTGTAAACAATCGATACAAATTAGTTAAATACTTAAACTCTGGTGCTTTTGCAGTTGTTTTTAAAGCACTTGATTTAGATGCTTCTGTTTTAGAAAAAAAAGATGTTTTTGTAGCAATAAAAATTATTTTAAAAGCTAAAAATAAAAATATTGAAGCTATTAAAAAACGTTTATTTTTAGAAACAAGTACTTTTGCAAAATTATCCTTTTCTAAAAATATTGTTAAGACGAAAGATGTTTTTAGTTGACAAAATTATTATGTAATTGTAATGGAATTGATTGATGGTGCTGATTTAAGTAAAAAATTTAATGCTTATAATAATGTTTTATCTAACAAAGAATTTATTTATTATTTTTTACAAATTACTAAAGGTTTAAAAGAAATTCATGATAATGATATTATTCATAGAGATGTTAAACCAGCAAACATTTTAATTGGAAATGACTCAAGAGTAAAAATTTCTGATTTTGGAATTTCTAAAATTAAAAGTATTATTTTAGATGATAGTCAAAATCATATTTCACCAGGAACTCCAAGATATACAGCACCAGAACAGTTTTTAAATTTTGAATCAAGAAAAGATGCCTTTTATTTTGAATCAGATATTTATTCAATTGGTGTGATTATGTATGAGTTTTTAACAGGTGGTATGTTATTTTTAAACTATGGATCTAATACTGCTAGTTCTAAAGAAAGAGAAAGAGCTAATTTTCAACAACATATTTTAAAAGAAGTTGTTAGACCTAGAGAAATTAACCCAAATATTTCTCAAGCATTAGAAAATATTATTATGAAATGCTTAGCTAAAGATTATAAGAATAGATATCGTTCATTTGATCAAGTTATTGAAGATCTTGAACAAGCAAAACAAGAACAAAATGTTAATCTTGATTTTCCAAATATGTGGTGAGAAAATGAGAGTTCTTTAAATATTAAAAACAACAATACCTTAAAATATCAATATTTTTTTAAAAATACTAATTCTAAATATTTTATTTTTTGAATTTTAATAGTTATGAGTATTTTTATTATTTTTTTAATAGCATTATTTTTGAAATAA
- a CDS encoding PP2C family protein-serine/threonine phosphatase: MKIKAVGLSEKGNFRKENQDYLNYYKNSDGSFLAIICDGMGGHKCGEIASRLAVNTFVDLFKKSNFKQKESKEIFSWLENSISYIINVMKKYVESFIEAKDMGTTLSAILIANNNAHIINIGDSRIYHLKDQHFNQVTIDQNLMNSNYDMQKIKKQDQKYYGTKFNENTYWKSLTSALGPTKKLKIDSYFLKDSNGLFCLTTDGIYDFIDIKTFKDYLDLKSSLRAKAKNIIKYSINNLSTDNLSIILLEVV, translated from the coding sequence ATGAAAATAAAAGCAGTAGGTCTTTCAGAAAAAGGTAATTTTAGAAAAGAAAATCAAGACTATTTAAATTATTATAAAAACAGTGATGGTTCATTTTTAGCAATTATTTGTGATGGTATGGGTGGTCATAAATGTGGTGAAATTGCTTCAAGACTAGCAGTTAATACTTTTGTTGATCTTTTTAAAAAATCTAATTTTAAACAAAAAGAAAGTAAAGAAATTTTTTCATGATTAGAAAATAGTATTTCTTATATTATTAATGTAATGAAAAAATATGTAGAAAGCTTTATTGAAGCAAAAGATATGGGAACTACATTATCTGCTATTTTAATAGCAAATAATAATGCTCATATTATTAATATTGGAGATTCAAGAATTTATCATTTAAAAGATCAACATTTTAACCAAGTAACAATTGATCAAAATCTAATGAATTCTAATTATGATATGCAAAAAATCAAAAAACAAGATCAAAAATATTATGGAACTAAATTTAATGAAAATACTTATTGAAAAAGTTTAACTAGTGCTTTAGGACCAACAAAAAAACTAAAAATAGATAGTTACTTTTTAAAAGATAGTAATGGTTTATTTTGTTTAACAACTGATGGTATATATGATTTTATTGATATAAAAACTTTTAAAGATTATTTAGATTTAAAATCTTCACTAAGAGCTAAAGCTAAAAACATTATTAAATATTCTATTAATAATTTATCAACAGATAATTTATCAATAATTTTATTAGAGGTTGTGTAA
- the tsaE gene encoding tRNA (adenosine(37)-N6)-threonylcarbamoyltransferase complex ATPase subunit type 1 TsaE has translation MKVKINNLEQTYKLAKKIKKIIQNKQIPFYVLLKGDLGSGKTTFTKALLEQFEVKQNITSPSFVIMNQYFVNDLKINHMDAYRLNNDSELEMYLDEFLDSLNIIEWYENLNLDLNTINKLIIEIKIIDENKRLFFIGE, from the coding sequence ATGAAAGTTAAAATCAATAATTTAGAACAAACTTATAAATTAGCTAAAAAAATAAAAAAAATAATTCAAAACAAACAAATTCCTTTTTATGTTTTATTAAAAGGAGATTTAGGAAGTGGTAAAACTACTTTTACAAAAGCTTTATTAGAACAATTTGAAGTAAAACAAAATATTACATCTCCAAGTTTTGTAATTATGAACCAATATTTTGTAAATGATTTAAAAATCAATCATATGGACGCTTATAGATTAAATAATGATAGTGAATTAGAAATGTATTTAGATGAATTTTTAGATAGTTTAAATATTATTGAATGATATGAAAATTTAAACTTAGATTTAAATACTATTAATAAGCTAATTATTGAAATTAAAATTATAGATGAAAATAAACGTTTATTTTTTATAGGAGAATAA
- the tsaB gene encoding tRNA (adenosine(37)-N6)-threonylcarbamoyltransferase complex dimerization subunit type 1 TsaB, whose amino-acid sequence MNLFIDTTNWKLIYILEKDHQIIDSLIISNNKKLSDIAILKLNEFLLKNQITIKDLKAFYLTIGPGSYTGVRVGLTIVKTLKVLNNNFEVFIINSLLYQAGLDNVISCIDARSNKYYISVYNNAKQLLDISLIEQNQIDNLISKYKDFKLVNDYQFDYIKHYLDLKKYFINIKDDNQLNPLYIKSFI is encoded by the coding sequence ATGAATTTGTTTATAGATACTACTAATTGAAAGTTAATTTATATTTTAGAAAAAGATCATCAAATTATTGATTCTTTAATTATTTCAAATAATAAAAAACTTTCAGATATTGCTATTTTAAAACTAAATGAGTTCTTATTAAAAAATCAAATAACTATAAAAGATCTTAAAGCTTTTTATTTAACAATTGGTCCTGGTAGTTATACAGGAGTTAGAGTTGGTTTAACAATAGTTAAAACTTTAAAAGTCTTAAATAATAATTTTGAAGTTTTTATAATAAATTCTTTATTATATCAAGCTGGATTAGATAATGTTATTTCATGTATTGACGCTAGAAGTAATAAATATTATATAAGTGTTTATAATAATGCCAAACAATTATTAGATATTAGTTTAATAGAACAAAATCAAATTGATAATTTAATTTCTAAATACAAAGATTTTAAATTAGTAAATGATTATCAATTTGATTACATTAAACACTATTTAGATTTAAAAAAGTATTTTATTAATATAAAAGATGATAACCAATTAAATCCTTTATATATTAAAAGCTTTATTTAA
- a CDS encoding BspA family leucine-rich repeat surface protein, whose translation MKKLLTVLGSVTLIATIGTSVIACKTTDSTISETQLAQKVQNIWNDNFKDKITSAKNYSMIVEMVKDKLNNPKEKELIDLSNKDESRNRPIKKQGNQKINIKIGERNISLDFGEVKEGKKLTKYRDPKTNEIKTTDAKDFSDKSNTELNEVKEIIEIGYYEHKDNHDADKLHIRAVAMPTSIQIVPKELPKEITSTRSMFWDAKEFNQDISMWDTSNLETIDQMFVGAKKFNQDISKWDVSNVRIMEYTFSETEDFNQDLSNWNVSNVTSTLNMFSRTKKFNNGNKPLLWGKKTSKLENANEMFLLAKEFNQSVNDWDVSNVKKMRSMFRETEKFNQPLDKWKTTNVEDMGNMFMKTKEFDQDISNWDISKLKNIEAMFLGAEKFNQNLSNWKTDNIKVYAGYHNGAKVWKKENKLKFNSTSTSINSTHKKK comes from the coding sequence ATGAAAAAACTATTAACAGTTTTGGGTTCAGTGACATTAATTGCTACAATTGGAACTAGTGTAATTGCATGTAAAACAACTGATAGTACAATTAGTGAAACTCAATTAGCTCAAAAAGTTCAAAATATTTGAAACGATAATTTTAAAGATAAAATAACTAGTGCTAAAAATTATTCAATGATTGTTGAAATGGTTAAAGATAAATTAAATAATCCTAAAGAAAAAGAATTAATTGATTTATCTAATAAAGATGAATCTAGAAATAGACCTATTAAAAAACAAGGAAATCAAAAAATTAATATTAAAATTGGTGAAAGAAATATTAGTTTAGATTTTGGTGAGGTTAAAGAGGGTAAAAAATTAACAAAATATAGAGATCCAAAAACTAATGAAATAAAAACTACAGACGCAAAAGATTTTTCAGATAAATCAAACACAGAATTAAATGAAGTAAAAGAAATTATTGAAATAGGATATTATGAGCATAAAGACAATCATGATGCAGATAAATTACATATAAGAGCTGTTGCTATGCCAACTTCTATTCAAATTGTTCCAAAAGAGTTACCAAAAGAAATTACTTCAACTAGATCTATGTTCTGAGATGCAAAAGAATTCAATCAAGATATATCAATGTGAGATACCTCAAACTTAGAAACTATTGATCAAATGTTTGTTGGTGCTAAAAAATTCAATCAAGATATATCAAAATGAGATGTATCAAATGTAAGAATAATGGAGTATACTTTTTCTGAAACTGAAGATTTTAATCAAGATTTATCTAATTGAAATGTAAGTAATGTAACAAGTACATTAAATATGTTCTCTAGAACAAAAAAATTTAATAATGGTAATAAACCACTATTGTGAGGAAAAAAAACAAGCAAATTAGAAAATGCAAATGAAATGTTCTTGCTAGCTAAGGAATTTAACCAAAGTGTTAATGATTGAGATGTAAGTAATGTTAAAAAGATGAGAAGCATGTTTCGTGAAACTGAAAAATTTAATCAACCTTTAGATAAGTGAAAAACAACAAACGTTGAAGATATGGGTAATATGTTTATGAAAACTAAAGAATTTGATCAAGATATTTCAAATTGAGACATTTCAAAATTAAAAAACATAGAAGCAATGTTTTTAGGAGCAGAAAAATTTAATCAAAACTTATCTAACTGAAAAACTGATAATATAAAGGTTTATGCCGGTTATCATAATGGTGCTAAAGTGTGAAAAAAGGAAAACAAATTAAAATTCAACAGCACTTCTACTTCTATTAATTCAACACATAAGAAAAAATAA